The Gloeobacter morelensis MG652769 genome contains the following window.
AAAGCTTCGCCGGTCGCCCGATACGAGTTGCTGCAGGCGAGGATCACATCGGCGCCCCCCGCCTGCCGCAACGCGGCCCCGGAGGGAAACACCCCGTCAGCCCCGAGCGAGCGCACCAGTTTTTCTTTTGATGGCGAGTGGGTGATGGCGAAAGTTTCGAAGCCCGCCGCCTTGCCGTACTGAACCGCCAGGTGCCCAAGACCGCCGATGCCCAATACTGCGACGCGCTCGTGGGGTTTCGGGTCGGCAAAGCGCAGCCCCGCCCAGACGGTGTAGCCCGCGCAAAATAGCGAAGCCGCCTGTTCGTAAGCGAGGGCGTCAGGTAACAGCACGGTCGCTTCGGCCTGAGCGAGCATATATTCGGCGTGGCCGCCCTGGGTCTGTACGCCCGTGCCCTGTTGATCTTTGCAAAAGAGCGCTTTGCCGCGCCGACACCATTCGCACCGCCCGCAGGCCAGCTGCAGCCACGGCACCCCGACGCGATCGCCCAGGCGACGCGTGTGTACTCCGGCACCGAGGGCGACAATTTCGCCCACTGGTTCATGGCCGAGGGTACGCGGGAAGCTGTCCGCGGGCCAGGCTCCTTCGGTGATGTGAATGTCGGTGTAGCACAGGCCGCTCGCTTTGATCCGGATGAGTACCTGGCTGATCCCGGGTTCGGGAATCGGCAGATCGCGGATTTCCCAACGGCCGTGCAGGTTCGGAACGACGGCGGCTTTCATCGAGAACGGGCTCCTGTCGCGGGTGATCTCAAGACAACGTCAGAGGCTGCGATCCGGGTCGAGGTAAGCTACCGCCCGGGTGCGCAGATGGGCCAGTTGCTCGTAGACAGGGTTGATTTTGCACAAAGGCGGGATGTCGATCACCCTGCCGAAGAGGCGCACCCGCCTGGCAAAGGGGCAAGTCGCCGGGATGAGCCGGCAGACCAGTCGAGCCGTCTGCTTGTCGGTGAACACGTAGGCATCCAACCACTGCTGAAGCTTGCGCACGGGTGACATGGCGATGGCCCAACGACGACCGGCCGCATCTGAAACTGGGGCGCCGAGCTGCGGCCCGGCCCGGCGCCGTGCGCTCACTGCCCTACTGGGCGACGTAGCCGCCGTCGATCATCAGCGAGTGGCCGGTGATATACCCGGCACCCTCCGAGCACAAGAAAAGGACGGTCTGTGCCACTTCCTCCGGTTTGCCCGGGCGGCCGAGCGGGTGCAAATTGATAAGCGTTTCGCGCACTTCCGGCTCGAAGCGCTCGTACATGTCGGTGTGGATGGCTCCGGGGCTGACCGCGTTCACCCGGATATTCGATTTGGCGTATTCGAGGGCGACGGCCTTGGTGAGGCCGAGCACCGCGTGCTTACTGGCCGTGTAGATAGGTACGCCCGGAAAACCGATCTCCCCGGCGATCGAGGACATGTTGACGATCGCCCCGCCGCCGTTTTTGAGCATTTGGGGA
Protein-coding sequences here:
- a CDS encoding Mo-dependent nitrogenase C-terminal domain-containing protein; the encoded protein is MSPVRKLQQWLDAYVFTDKQTARLVCRLIPATCPFARRVRLFGRVIDIPPLCKINPVYEQLAHLRTRAVAYLDPDRSL
- a CDS encoding alcohol dehydrogenase catalytic domain-containing protein encodes the protein MKAAVVPNLHGRWEIRDLPIPEPGISQVLIRIKASGLCYTDIHITEGAWPADSFPRTLGHEPVGEIVALGAGVHTRRLGDRVGVPWLQLACGRCEWCRRGKALFCKDQQGTGVQTQGGHAEYMLAQAEATVLLPDALAYEQAASLFCAGYTVWAGLRFADPKPHERVAVLGIGGLGHLAVQYGKAAGFETFAITHSPSKEKLVRSLGADGVFPSGAALRQAGGADVILACSNSYRATGEALQGLRPDGRLVLMGLPSDNQTLAVSGDLLVNRWRIIGSQQNGPEYLFEALDYAAKGKVKVVAETYSLDNINLAFDRVLSGDVRFRAVITP